The sequence TTGCACGTAGTTCGACCCCGCCCCGTCTTTGACCGGGATCTGCTTCGAGTGGCAGCGCGCCGTGTAGTCGGGGTCCATGCCGACCGTCGGCTCCCAGGCCACGAGCAGCGTGTCGAACTGGCTCTTCGTCGTGTATTCGCCCCACACCACCGAGGCCGGCATGTTTTTGATTTCCATCGCGACGCCAATCTTCTTCCAGTTCTGCTGGAAAAGAGCCTGGCAGCCCTGACGCGCCTGGTTGCCGGCGGTCGTCGACATGGTGAACTGCAACTTGACGCCGTCCTTGGCACGGATGCCGTCCGCGCCCAAGCGCCACCCCGCCTCATCGAGCATTTTCACCGCCAATTCGGGATTGGGGGTTTCCTCCTTGAGCGCGTGGTTGTATGCCCAATGCGTCGGGTGCAGGTAAGCAAGGGTCCGCGCCCATGTTTTGAAATAGACATCGTCGAGCGACTTCTGCATCTCGGCCGCGATGTAGAGCGCCTTCCTGACCTTTGGATCGGCGAATTGGGGCTTGCCGCAGTTGAAGTAGATGAACTGGACGAAGGGCGTGGGCGTCCTCGAGAAATCGAGGCCGGGTAGTGCTGTTGCCTCGACCCAGCGGTCGGCCGGCACGCCCTGGAGGCCAAGATAGTCGATCTCGCCGGTCTTGATCTGCTCGTACATGACGAGGAGGTCGGGCACGAATTTGTGGATGAACTGCGCCGTTTTGGCCGGTCCGCGATGATAGTTCGGGTTCCTCTCGTAGACCATGTGGCTGCCGGCGACGCGGCTCTTAAGCATGAAGGGCCCCGTTCCGATCGGCTGGCTGTTGTAAGGGGCGGTGTTGATGTCGGCCTCGCCCTTCAGCAGATGCGCTGGGACGATGTGCATGTTCTGCCATGCCCACACGAAGGGCGTGTAGGACCGGGCCAGCTCCATCTCCACGCTGTAGTCGTCGATTACCTTGAAATTCTTGATCGAATCGAAGCCTCCGCGCGACCTCACGGCGACCTTTGGATTGACGATCGTCTGATAGGTGAATTCGACGTCGCGCGCCGTGAAGGGCTGTCCGTCGGTCCACTTGACGTCACGCCGGAGATTGACCTTCCAGACAAGTCCGTCCGGGGAGATGCCACCGTTGGCCCGCGTCGGCACCGCGGTCGCCAGGTTCGGGATGAAGTTGCCGTTCTCGTCGATGTCCCACAACGCGTCGAACATGCAGGATTCGGGTACGTTTTCTGTACCCGTGTTGACGTAGAGGAGCGGGTTGAATTGCACCGGCTCCTGCGACATCGCCATGATGATGCGGTCTTTGTTCTGCTGTGCGATCGTTGGGGCGGCGAACCCGGCCGTGCCAGTCGCTGCCAACAAAGCGCCCTTCGCCGCGCCCTTCAATACGTCGCGGCGGGTAATCCCCATGCGGCTCATCTTCGACATCGGGCCCTCCCCATGGATATGTCGCGATGTCACGCACGTGGCGGGGTCGGTGCTACATCCGCAACCTCGGATCGAGCGCGTCGCGCAATCCATCACCCAGAAAGTTGAAGCTCATTACAGTAATTGTGATCATAACACCCGGAAATATCGCCAGCCAAGGCTCGGAATCGAAGTATCCCTGAGCGTTCGTCAGCATATTCCCCCAGCTGGCGAGCGGCGGCTGCACGCCATACCCAAGATAGGAAATATAGCTTTCGAGAAGGATGGCGGTGGCGACTTTGAGCGTTGCGGCGACGAGGAGCGGAGCCACGATATTGGGCATGAGCTCGCGCACCATGATGCGGATACCGCCTGCACCCAATGCCCGCGCCGCCTGCACGAAGTCTTGCTCTTTGAGATGCAGGATTTCGGCGCGGATAATGCGCGCCACCTCCATCCACGAGGTCAAGCCGATGATGAGCGAGATCGAGATCAGGGTGGGCGTGATGAAAGCCGCGACGACGAGCAGAAGGAAGATCTGGGGAAAACACAACATCATGTCGACGAAGCGCATCAAGAGCGTGTCGATCCAACCGCCGTAATAGCCTGAGACGAGGCCGACGAGCGCTCCGGTCAGGACCGTCGTCGCCATGGCGACGAGCCCGACGATCAGCGAGATCTGGCCGCCGTAGAGGAGGCGACTCAGCGTATCGCGCCCGAGTTCGTCGGTGCCAAGTGGAAACGCGAGATGGGTCAAGGGTGCGAAGAAGCGGACGGAGGTGTCGAGCTCGATAGGATCATGCGGAGCGAGGACGGGGGCGAAGAGTGCTGCAAGGCAAAGGAGCACGACGGCGACCGCACCCAGGACCGCCGGCCGGTGGCGCATGAAGCGACCAATGAGCGTCTGGCGCCTGGTGCGCGCGCTCATGAGAGGCGCACGCGCGGATCGAGAAGCGCGATCGCGACATCGGCGAGGAGGTTGCCGAGGATCACGAAGAATGCCGTGAACATGACGAGCCCCATCAGGATCGGATACTCCTTCATCGTCAGCGCATCGACGAAGAGCCGCCCCATTCCCGGCCAGCCGAAAACCGACTCCGTCACGAGTGCGCCCGAGAAGAGGATCGGCAGGTCGGTGCCGAGAAGTGCGATCAGCGGCTTCACCGCATTGGGGAAGGCGTGGCGGAAGAGGCGCTCGCGCGGCCGCAGCCCCTTGGCGCGGGCTGTGCGCATGTAATCCTGGTGCAGCACCTCGAGGAAGGCCGAGCGCGCGTAGCGGCTATATGTGGCGGTGATCACCAAGGCGAGGACGAGGGTCGGCAGGATCAGGTGGCGCAAGAGGTCGACGATGTTGCCTTCCTCCCCCAGCTCGTACATGCCCCCACTCGGCAGCCAGCCAAGATCGACGGCGAAGATGAAGATCGCCATGAGGCCGAACCAGAAGGTGGGGAAGGAGAGCGCCACCAACGCCCCGGTCGTCGCCAGGTAGTCCCAGATCGAGTAGCGGCGCGAAGCACCGATCATGCCGATGCTGAGACCCAGGAGGATGGCGATCGAGAGAGCCGATCCCATAAGCAGCAAGGTCGCCGGCAGCCGCTCGAGGATGACGATGAGGACGGGACGACCGCCGAAGAAAGTGTAGCCCCAATTGCCGCTGAACATGCCCGTCGCCCATTTGAGGTACTGGATGTGGACGGGCTGATCGAGACCGAAGATCGTTTTGATGCGTTCGATGTCCTGGGCCGTGATCGTCGGATTCAGCGTGTAAACGGCAAGTGGGCCCCCCGGCGCCAGGTGCATAAGAGCGAAGCCGATGATCGAGACGCCGATCAGCATCGGAATTGCCCCGACGATACGGCGGCCAATGTAGGCGAGCATGCCGCCTCCTCAAGGTCCGTAAAGATGGCAGGCGACGACTTGTCCGCCCGGCAGTCGAGTCGGTCGTGGTGTGTCGTGCGCACAACGCGACATCGCCTTCGGGCAGCGCGGGTGGAAGGCGCAGCCCGAGGGCGGGTTCGCTGGTGACGGAATGTCTCCCCCGAGCACGGCGCGGCGGCGCGTGCGCCCCGGTTCGGGCGTGGGCACGGCCTGAAGGAGCGCTTCGGTATAGGGATGCTTCGGCGCGAAGAAAAGCGACTCACGTGGCGCCGTCTCGACAATCCGACCGAGATACATGACGGCGACGCGGTCGCAGATATGGCTGACGACGCCGAGGTTGTGCGAGATCAAGATGAAGGTAAGCTTGAGCTCGTCCTTGAGATGCTTCAGCAAGTTCATGATTTGCGCCTGGATTGATACATCGAGCGCCGAAACGGGCTCATCGGCGACGATGAGGCGCGGTCGCAAGGCCAGCGCCCGGGCGATACCGATGCGCTGGCGCTGCCCGCCGGAGAATTCATGCGGATAGCGACTAACCGCCTCGGCGGGCAGTCCCACCATGGCGAGAAGTTCCGCGACGCGATCCTCGATCTCCCGCCCGGCGGCGACGCGATGGATCTCGAAGGGTGCGGCGAGAATCCGCCCTACCGTCATTCGCGGGTTCAGCGACGACATCGGGTCCTGGAAGATGATCTGCATACGTCGCCGGATCGGCGTCATCATGGAGGGCGAGAGGCGCGTAATATTACGTCCTTCGAAGACGATCGAGCCGGCGGAAGGCTCGATCAGCTTCAGGATCGTCTTGCCGGTGGTCGTTTTCCCCGAACCGCTTTCGCCGACGATACCGAGCACCTCGCCCGCGGCGAGATCGAGGTCGACGCCGTCGACGGCCCGCACATTACCGACGGGGCGGCGGAATAGCTTTGAGAGGATCGGGAAGTGGGTGTGGAGGCCGCGCACCTCGAGCAGTGTCTCAACCATGGCGCGGCTTCCAGCAGGCGACCTCACGTCCAGTCCCGTGAGGGACGAGAGCCGGCCTCAAGCGGTGGCAGGCCGCGTCGGCATAGGCGCAGCGCGGGGCGAACGCGCAACCTGCGGGAAGGTCGGCGGGCGTCGGCACGACGCCAGGGATCTCGGCCAGTTCCGGTTCGGGGACGCGCACGATGCGCGGGATCGAGCGCAACAGGCCCTCGGTATAGGGGTGGAGCGGTGCTGTGAATAGCGCCTCGGCCGGGCCCGTCTCGACGATGCAGCCGGCATACATGACGGCCACACGGTGCGCGGTCTCGGCGATGACGGCTAGATCGTGCGTTATGAGCAGGATCGCCGTCGCCATTTCGCGCTGCAGCTGTGTCAGCAGCTCCAGGATCTGCGCCTGGATGGTGACATCGAGCGCGGTCGTCGGTTCGTCCGCGATCAGCAACGAGGGGTGACAGGCGAGCGCCATGGCAATCATCACCCGCTGTCGCATGCCGCCCGAGAGCTGGTGCGGATAGCTCACCGCCGCTTGGTCGGGCCTCGGGATGCCAACGACGGTCAGGAGCTCGCGCGTGCGAGTGCGTGCGGCGCGCGCGGAGAGGCCGAGATGGCGGATGAGCGCCTCGTCGATCTGCAGCCCAATCGACATGATTGGGTTGAGCGAGGTCATCGGCTCCTGGAACACCATCGACAGGCGCGAGCCGCGGAGATCGGCCATGTCGCGCTCGGGAAGCTCGAGCAGGTCGCGGCCCTGGAAGAAGATGCGTCCCGCCGGCACTTCGGCCGGCGGCTGCTCCAGCAGCCCCATAACGGCGAGCGAGGTCAAGGTCTTGCCGCTGCCGCTTTCGCCGACGAGACCCAAGGTCTCGCCCTCATGGAGTGCGAAAGAAACGCCGTCGACCGCGTTGAGGACACCACTTGGAACGCTGAAGCGCACGGTCAGGTTTTCGACGCGCAGGAGCGCCTCCGCCGCATCCATTGTGGCCTCGCGTGTGGTCGTTCTCGTGGCACCGAACGTCACTACCGCCGCACTGCCGACCGCAAGTGTTCTTCGTCATTTTTTTAGAGGCGCTTCGTCGGGGCGTCGCCGCACACCGATAAAGACGCCATAAATTCCACGACGGCCAGCGTAGTACACGATATGCCGCGGCGTAAAGACCGGGCGCTTTGCACGCATGTACCTAATTGCCGCCACCAAAATCATAGGAACTTCGAACCCACCACACTAGTTGCGCGGGCCATGGTCATCGCCCAAACTGGCCTTCTGTCTCCAAGGGATCAATCCTCCCTTGAGCCATGAAACCGGCCGGAGCGAAGCGAGGGCCGGGTTCCGGGACTATCGATGTCCGCCATTGCGGGCTCGGCAAAACGGACTGAGCCATACGGCTCGCACCGTTAACGCGGGTAGGAAAGAGTAAAAGTGACGCAAAAGCGAGTGCCAGGGGTGTGACCATCGGGAGGGGCATTCACATGAAATCACCTAAGCTAGCTATTTTCATTTTCGCTTCCTTAATTCTCGTCGCGGGAGGCCATGCGCATGGAGCCGAATTCCTGACCGGCAAGGCGCTCCTGAGTCTCTGCGAGGATAAAACCCCGCATGGCTATAACCCGGGAATTTGCATTGGCTACATCTCGGGCGCCAGCGATCAGTTGGACGGCTTGAAGGGCTCGGCGTTGCCGGATTTGAATTATTGCCTCCCCAGCACGGCCTCGACCGGAGAGCTGCGAGAGGTGGTCGTCAATTTCCTGAAGCAGCATCCCGAACGCCTCGACCAGCAAGCGAGCTTTCTTATTTTCGATGCACTCACGAGGGCGTATGCCTGCGCTGCGCATTGACGCGTGATCGACTCCGGGGACTAACTCGCAACACCCTGTGCCGTGTCTTCGGGTCGGTTGACTTCATGCCGGCGGCATCTGTCATATCTCAGGCACTTCGCGGCACGGCGTAATCCGAGGGATGCGTCGCCTGAAATTCGGCCCGCCTCTCGCAGCGCTCCGATAGGGCGTCGAGGGTTGGAAAGCGTCCAACCTGTAGCCGTTCGGGATCGACCATGCGGACGTAACGGATCATGCAGGCCGTTGTGATCTGCGCCTGGTCGAGGTGCGCGCCCTCTGGCCAGGGTTCGGCGGCGAGTTCGGCGATGGCACCCGACCCTTGCGTGAGGCAGCGCGCGATCCACTCGGGCCAGCGATAGGCCGATGGCCGGATCAGCCGTTCATAAGTGGCCGCACCGATCTTGTCGATCGTACCTGTCGCAAGAGCAATGTGGCGCAGGGCCCGCCGTCGCTCGGCACCCGTTCGAGGAAGGAGGGCGCGGGAGGGGCCGACGCCCTCGTCTAGCCAATCCAAAATGGCCGCCGAATCGATAAGCGTTTCCCCATCCGCCAGTATGAGCGACGGGATGCGGCCGAGAGGGTTGATCCGCCGCATGG is a genomic window of Alphaproteobacteria bacterium containing:
- a CDS encoding glutathione S-transferase N-terminal domain-containing protein, translating into MILVGQYDSPYVRRVAISLRVLGFSYEHDTRSVFADFEAMRRINPLGRIPSLILADGETLIDSAAILDWLDEGVGPSRALLPRTGAERRRALRHIALATGTIDKIGAATYERLIRPSAYRWPEWIARCLTQGSGAIAELAAEPWPEGAHLDQAQITTACMIRYVRMVDPERLQVGRFPTLDALSERCERRAEFQATHPSDYAVPRSA
- a CDS encoding peptide ABC transporter substrate-binding protein, with the protein product MSKMSRMGITRRDVLKGAAKGALLAATGTAGFAAPTIAQQNKDRIIMAMSQEPVQFNPLLYVNTGTENVPESCMFDALWDIDENGNFIPNLATAVPTRANGGISPDGLVWKVNLRRDVKWTDGQPFTARDVEFTYQTIVNPKVAVRSRGGFDSIKNFKVIDDYSVEMELARSYTPFVWAWQNMHIVPAHLLKGEADINTAPYNSQPIGTGPFMLKSRVAGSHMVYERNPNYHRGPAKTAQFIHKFVPDLLVMYEQIKTGEIDYLGLQGVPADRWVEATALPGLDFSRTPTPFVQFIYFNCGKPQFADPKVRKALYIAAEMQKSLDDVYFKTWARTLAYLHPTHWAYNHALKEETPNPELAVKMLDEAGWRLGADGIRAKDGVKLQFTMSTTAGNQARQGCQALFQQNWKKIGVAMEIKNMPASVVWGEYTTKSQFDTLLVAWEPTVGMDPDYTARCHSKQIPVKDGAGSNYVQYQNPEVDRLLELGVTQSEQEERKQTYAKIQQILLDEVPFAPQGGSIEGDLKKKGLIGVKPNQYVTSYSWNVYDWAWA
- a CDS encoding ABC transporter ATP-binding protein — protein: MDAAEALLRVENLTVRFSVPSGVLNAVDGVSFALHEGETLGLVGESGSGKTLTSLAVMGLLEQPPAEVPAGRIFFQGRDLLELPERDMADLRGSRLSMVFQEPMTSLNPIMSIGLQIDEALIRHLGLSARAARTRTRELLTVVGIPRPDQAAVSYPHQLSGGMRQRVMIAMALACHPSLLIADEPTTALDVTIQAQILELLTQLQREMATAILLITHDLAVIAETAHRVAVMYAGCIVETGPAEALFTAPLHPYTEGLLRSIPRIVRVPEPELAEIPGVVPTPADLPAGCAFAPRCAYADAACHRLRPALVPHGTGREVACWKPRHG
- a CDS encoding ABC transporter permease — encoded protein: MSARTRRQTLIGRFMRHRPAVLGAVAVVLLCLAALFAPVLAPHDPIELDTSVRFFAPLTHLAFPLGTDELGRDTLSRLLYGGQISLIVGLVAMATTVLTGALVGLVSGYYGGWIDTLLMRFVDMMLCFPQIFLLLVVAAFITPTLISISLIIGLTSWMEVARIIRAEILHLKEQDFVQAARALGAGGIRIMVRELMPNIVAPLLVAATLKVATAILLESYISYLGYGVQPPLASWGNMLTNAQGYFDSEPWLAIFPGVMITITVMSFNFLGDGLRDALDPRLRM
- a CDS encoding ABC transporter ATP-binding protein, whose translation is MVETLLEVRGLHTHFPILSKLFRRPVGNVRAVDGVDLDLAAGEVLGIVGESGSGKTTTGKTILKLIEPSAGSIVFEGRNITRLSPSMMTPIRRRMQIIFQDPMSSLNPRMTVGRILAAPFEIHRVAAGREIEDRVAELLAMVGLPAEAVSRYPHEFSGGQRQRIGIARALALRPRLIVADEPVSALDVSIQAQIMNLLKHLKDELKLTFILISHNLGVVSHICDRVAVMYLGRIVETAPRESLFFAPKHPYTEALLQAVPTPEPGRTRRRAVLGGDIPSPANPPSGCAFHPRCPKAMSRCAHDTPRPTRLPGGQVVACHLYGP
- a CDS encoding ABC transporter permease; the protein is MLAYIGRRIVGAIPMLIGVSIIGFALMHLAPGGPLAVYTLNPTITAQDIERIKTIFGLDQPVHIQYLKWATGMFSGNWGYTFFGGRPVLIVILERLPATLLLMGSALSIAILLGLSIGMIGASRRYSIWDYLATTGALVALSFPTFWFGLMAIFIFAVDLGWLPSGGMYELGEEGNIVDLLRHLILPTLVLALVITATYSRYARSAFLEVLHQDYMRTARAKGLRPRERLFRHAFPNAVKPLIALLGTDLPILFSGALVTESVFGWPGMGRLFVDALTMKEYPILMGLVMFTAFFVILGNLLADVAIALLDPRVRLS
- a CDS encoding Rap1a/Tai family immunity protein, producing MKSPKLAIFIFASLILVAGGHAHGAEFLTGKALLSLCEDKTPHGYNPGICIGYISGASDQLDGLKGSALPDLNYCLPSTASTGELREVVVNFLKQHPERLDQQASFLIFDALTRAYACAAH